ATCGCGACCGGCGACTCCGGGGCGAACGCGGTCGACGGCACTCCGCTCCGCATCGGCGACCGCGTGGTCTGGTCGGTCACGGTCTCGTGCGCGAGCTGCGACCGGTGCCTGCAGGGCCTTCCGCAGAAATGCCGGACCCTGGGCAAGTACGGCCACGACCGCGTCGGCGCGCACGGCGACCTCACCGGCGCGTTCGGGACCCACGTGCAACTCCGAGAGGGCACCGCCATCGTCCGCGTGCCGGAGGCGCTGCCGGCATCCGTCCTCGCTCCGGCATCCTGCGCGACCGCGACGGCGTGGGCGGCGGTGGCGCGCGCCGGTCGGGACCACGACCTCGACGGAGCGACGGTGCGCATCCACGGCGCGGGTCTCGTCGGGCTGTCCGCCGCGGCCATCGCGGCGGAGCAGGGAGCGACGGTCGAGGTGCTCGATCCGAACCCTGCGCGGCGGGCGCTGGCCACGCGCTTCGGCGCTGCGGATGCCCTCTCGCGCGAACCCGACGTCGTCATCGAGGCGTCGGGGCACGCGGTGGTGGCCGCGCTCGACGGGGTCGCGGTCGGCGGGACGGTCGTGCTCGTCGGCAGCGTCTTCCCGGCCGACCCCGTGCCGTTCGACGCGGAGAGCATCGTGCGCCGCCTGGTCACCGTCGCCGGCATCCACAACTACACCGGCGCGGAGCTGGCGGAGGCGGTGGCGTTCCTCGCCGGCCGCGGTCGCGCCTATCCGTTCGCCGACGCGGTCGGCGCCGTCCGATCCCTGCTCGACATCGACGAGGCCCTCGTCGAGGCCGCAGGTCCGGAGGCACCGCTGCGCATCGGCCTCGTGCCCGGGCGCTGAGGCCGACGGGGGGTCAGTCGGGGTCAGTCGGGGTCAGGCGGCCCCGTCGCCGGACCGGTCAGACGCCCCGGTCGGGCGCGGACTGCGGCTCGTTCGTCTGGGGAGCATCGGTGGACGCGGGGTCTTCCGGCTGCGGCTCGTCGGCGGCCTCCGGCGCCTCGCCGGCGGCGTAATCCGGACGCGGAGGCTGCAGGGGCTGGTCGGAGTACTCGCCACCCTTGCGGCCGCCGAAGGGGCGACCGTGATCGGCGAACTCCTCGCGCGCGAAGACGAGCGTCCACGGCCCCGCGGTGAACCGCGCGCCGGTGCGCAGCGTCTCGGTGGCATCGCCCTCGTGCGTGGCATCCGCTGCGGGGTTGGCGTTCATCTCGCCCTCGCCGTGGAGGGTCAGCACGTACTCGTCGCGCTCGTCGTGCGTGATCGTGGCGTGCACGGGATCCGTGTCGGGCAGTCGAAGCTCGTTGCCGTCGGCCGAGCCGATGCGCACGACGTCGGCCTCGAGTGCGAACTCCGACCGCTCATCGTCGCGCGTGATGCGCAG
This genomic interval from Microbacterium sp. LWH11-1.2 contains the following:
- a CDS encoding FHA domain-containing protein, with the protein product MNARHIDDRPDDGYTPTTTHAEWGAGNPLLRITRDDERSEFALEADVVRIGSADGNELRLPDTDPVHATITHDERDEYVLTLHGEGEMNANPAADATHEGDATETLRTGARFTAGPWTLVFAREEFADHGRPFGGRKGGEYSDQPLQPPRPDYAAGEAPEAADEPQPEDPASTDAPQTNEPQSAPDRGV
- a CDS encoding alcohol dehydrogenase catalytic domain-containing protein produces the protein MGTLLIRPPGHRRDVALRPAATAMVWVGEGHPHETIAVPGVALADGDVLVAVEMSTICGSDVHTVQGRRSAPTPLVLGHESVGRVIATGDSGANAVDGTPLRIGDRVVWSVTVSCASCDRCLQGLPQKCRTLGKYGHDRVGAHGDLTGAFGTHVQLREGTAIVRVPEALPASVLAPASCATATAWAAVARAGRDHDLDGATVRIHGAGLVGLSAAAIAAEQGATVEVLDPNPARRALATRFGAADALSREPDVVIEASGHAVVAALDGVAVGGTVVLVGSVFPADPVPFDAESIVRRLVTVAGIHNYTGAELAEAVAFLAGRGRAYPFADAVGAVRSLLDIDEALVEAAGPEAPLRIGLVPGR